The following proteins come from a genomic window of Candidatus Bipolaricaulis sibiricus:
- a CDS encoding Lipoyl synthase has protein sequence MDERKPDWLRVEVSTAAVGGARRVDEVLDRHRIHTVCRSARCPNLPACWGAGTATFMILGDVCTRACRFCAVRHGRPAPPDPEEPTRLARAVSELHLRYVVLTSVDRDDLPDGGASHYAATIGRVREVVPEARVEALVPDFGGDRDALRVVVGSGPHVVGHNVETVERLSLSVRDSRASYVTSLDVLRHLRELAPGIVTKSSLLLGLGETDAEIGETLADLRAAGVDVVVLGQYLRPTPAQVPVVRYVTPQEFRYWEDRARDLGFGAVVAAPFARTSFRAAEAYAALR, from the coding sequence GTGGATGAGCGAAAGCCTGACTGGTTAAGGGTTGAGGTCTCCACGGCCGCCGTGGGGGGGGCGCGCCGCGTGGACGAGGTTCTGGACAGGCACAGGATCCACACGGTGTGCCGGTCTGCACGGTGCCCCAACCTTCCCGCCTGCTGGGGGGCCGGCACGGCGACGTTCATGATCCTCGGCGACGTGTGCACCCGTGCCTGCCGGTTCTGTGCGGTTCGTCACGGCCGGCCCGCGCCTCCCGACCCGGAGGAGCCGACCCGTCTTGCGCGTGCGGTGTCCGAGCTTCATCTGCGGTACGTGGTTCTTACGTCGGTGGACCGAGACGACCTTCCCGATGGCGGGGCGTCACACTACGCAGCGACGATCGGCCGTGTCCGGGAGGTCGTGCCCGAGGCACGGGTAGAGGCGCTGGTCCCGGACTTCGGGGGGGATCGGGACGCACTGAGGGTGGTGGTAGGCTCCGGTCCTCACGTCGTAGGGCATAACGTGGAGACCGTGGAGCGGTTGAGTCTGTCCGTCCGGGATTCCCGCGCCAGCTACGTGACCTCGCTCGACGTTCTGCGACACCTCAGGGAGCTCGCGCCGGGGATCGTCACCAAGTCATCGTTGCTCCTTGGGCTTGGAGAGACCGATGCGGAAATCGGAGAAACCCTCGCCGACCTGCGGGCGGCGGGGGTAGATGTGGTTGTGCTCGGGCAGTACCTCCGCCCGACGCCGGCCCAGGTTCCCGTGGTGCGCTACGTGACACCGCAGGAATTCCGCTACTGGGAAGACCGGGCGC